The following proteins are co-located in the Dyadobacter chenwenxiniae genome:
- a CDS encoding ABC transporter permease has protein sequence MLKNHLKIALRTVIRYRNYTVLNVLGLSVGVAACLLLYVVYTYESGFDKFHSKADRIYRIVRQNDYPTGQTDYTPGSPLPYYAALKVDMPQIGTIVPVWGTLEPQVTILGKDANNQTSKKKFYEDNDGLLTVPEFFDLFDFPFLIGSRTVLKDPNVIVLSQRRAEKYFGKWQEAMGQYVKINNKTVMKVGGIIANPPLNTDFPIDIVVSYESKRQQPLAFGFGGFESWGGTSSNDQLFVLLPENVAPASINKLFVKFVAKHYNKKENAQIKQFLAPLADQHHDKRFINYADHIIDRNVLWTLVVIGVLIIAMACINFINLATVQSARRSREVGVRKVLGSGRAELMRQFLSETVLIVGFAVLLGVIIAMLCMPLLGKISRVPVDLPVIQNPEMWLFVIGLALIVSFIAGFYPAVVMSGFKPIEAIKSKIANRSLGGVSLQKTLIIVQFGISQILVVGTIVTIAQMNYIGNLDLGFVKEGVYNVNLDDAYKSRFEAFRNELEQSPDISSVSFSSDVPSSDNNWSGNFAFGNRGKDEDFQVFNKFADQDYFQTYGFEFVAGGPYQAGDSVGSCVVNETFLAKVGIKNPQEGIGKNLRMGGGEWQPIVGVVKDFKANSARDAAKPIVIMPMPQYYWMAGVKIKTQNVSKAVASIEKIYSQVFPEVALQGKFFDQSIEEFYNQERQLSLLYQIFAGLSIFIACLGLFGLATFMAQQRMKEIGVRKVLGASVSSIVGLLSRDFLMLVFIAILLASPVAWYFMDKWLQDFEYKIHMSWWMFAVSAVLAILIAFTTVSFQSIKAALMNPVKSLRSD, from the coding sequence ATGCTTAAAAATCATCTCAAAATTGCGTTGCGGACGGTTATACGTTATCGCAATTACACCGTCCTGAATGTGCTGGGCCTGTCCGTAGGCGTGGCTGCGTGCCTGCTGCTGTATGTGGTTTATACATATGAGTCGGGGTTTGATAAATTTCACTCGAAAGCGGACCGCATTTACCGGATCGTAAGGCAGAACGACTATCCCACCGGACAAACAGATTATACACCCGGAAGCCCGCTTCCTTATTATGCAGCTTTGAAGGTGGATATGCCACAGATAGGCACAATCGTGCCTGTTTGGGGAACCTTGGAACCGCAGGTGACAATTTTGGGAAAAGATGCGAATAACCAGACTTCCAAAAAGAAATTTTACGAAGACAATGATGGGTTACTCACTGTCCCTGAGTTTTTTGACCTCTTCGATTTTCCGTTTTTGATTGGTTCCAGAACCGTTTTGAAAGATCCCAATGTCATTGTCCTTTCGCAGCGACGGGCTGAAAAATATTTCGGCAAATGGCAGGAAGCAATGGGGCAATATGTGAAGATTAATAACAAAACGGTCATGAAAGTGGGTGGAATCATCGCAAACCCGCCGCTTAACACCGACTTCCCGATTGACATTGTTGTGTCCTATGAATCGAAAAGGCAGCAGCCGCTGGCATTTGGCTTTGGCGGGTTCGAAAGCTGGGGCGGCACGAGCAGCAATGATCAACTATTTGTGCTTCTGCCAGAAAACGTGGCGCCAGCGAGCATTAACAAGCTTTTTGTAAAGTTTGTCGCCAAACATTACAACAAAAAGGAAAATGCGCAGATCAAACAATTTTTAGCTCCGCTGGCCGATCAGCATCACGACAAACGTTTCATCAATTATGCCGATCACATCATAGACCGAAATGTGCTTTGGACGCTTGTTGTGATTGGTGTGCTGATCATTGCGATGGCTTGTATTAATTTCATCAATTTGGCCACCGTCCAATCTGCACGTCGCTCTAGGGAAGTGGGTGTTCGCAAGGTGCTCGGCAGCGGGCGGGCCGAGCTCATGCGTCAATTTTTAAGTGAAACCGTGCTTATCGTCGGATTCGCAGTGTTGTTGGGCGTCATCATTGCCATGCTTTGCATGCCGTTACTAGGCAAAATTTCGCGTGTTCCGGTTGATCTGCCTGTCATCCAAAACCCTGAAATGTGGCTTTTCGTCATTGGTCTGGCGCTCATTGTCAGTTTTATAGCAGGGTTTTATCCCGCAGTGGTCATGTCCGGGTTTAAACCCATCGAAGCCATCAAAAGTAAGATTGCTAACCGCTCGCTTGGCGGCGTGTCATTGCAAAAAACGCTCATTATCGTGCAGTTTGGCATTTCACAAATCCTGGTCGTAGGCACCATTGTGACCATTGCACAAATGAACTACATTGGCAACCTGGATCTTGGCTTTGTGAAGGAAGGCGTTTATAATGTGAATCTTGACGATGCTTATAAAAGCCGTTTTGAAGCGTTTCGCAACGAACTCGAGCAAAGCCCGGACATTTCTTCGGTGAGCTTTTCATCCGACGTTCCGTCGTCGGATAATAATTGGTCTGGAAATTTTGCATTTGGGAATAGGGGCAAAGACGAAGATTTTCAGGTGTTCAATAAATTTGCCGACCAAGACTATTTCCAAACTTACGGGTTTGAATTTGTCGCGGGAGGGCCTTACCAGGCCGGTGACTCTGTCGGGTCGTGCGTTGTGAATGAAACTTTCCTGGCAAAGGTCGGAATTAAAAATCCGCAGGAAGGCATTGGCAAAAACCTTCGCATGGGTGGGGGAGAATGGCAGCCTATTGTTGGCGTTGTGAAGGATTTTAAGGCCAATTCTGCGCGGGACGCGGCAAAACCCATCGTTATCATGCCTATGCCGCAGTATTACTGGATGGCCGGAGTTAAAATAAAAACCCAGAATGTGTCCAAAGCAGTTGCTTCAATCGAGAAAATTTACAGTCAAGTATTTCCGGAAGTAGCTTTGCAAGGTAAATTTTTTGATCAAAGCATCGAAGAGTTTTACAATCAGGAACGGCAATTAAGCCTGCTATACCAGATTTTCGCGGGACTTTCCATCTTTATCGCGTGCCTTGGACTATTTGGGCTTGCCACGTTTATGGCGCAACAGCGAATGAAAGAAATTGGCGTGCGTAAAGTTCTGGGCGCTTCTGTTTCAAGCATCGTCGGATTGCTTTCCCGTGACTTTCTGATGCTCGTTTTTATCGCCATCCTGTTAGCATCACCGGTTGCCTGGTATTTCATGGACAAATGGTTGCAGGACTTTGAATATAAGATCCACATGAGCTGGTGGATGTTTGCGGTCAGCGCTGTTCTGGCCATTCTCATCGCATTTACCACGGTTAGTTTTCAGAGCATTAAGGCCGCATTGATGAACCCCGTTAAGTCGCTGAGGAGTGACTAA